GCAGAACCTCGCAGCAATTACCGCATACCTGCGCGACCCCTCCGACAGCGTGCCCGCAGAAAGGCTCATTGAAAGCTGCTTCCCGGGAGTTCCGTCTCTGCTGGTGGTTGCTCCGGTATGCCGGCCAGGATGGCTTGTCGAGATTGAAGGAGTTGCCGTTACTCCTGCAGATCAGCCGGATATGCCCGATTTTTGATGCCATAGTTTGGATGACCCAGCCCGCTTCGCACAGCCGCTGAGATATTTCAGCCGCTAATCCCCGCTGAGATATATGAGCCACTAATCAGCACTAATTTTTCACTAATGATTTTGCTACTTGCTACTCTGCCACAGGCTACTCTGCCATCCGCCGCAGGCGGACTTGCAGCTCTGCCACTCGCCACGCATCAATAAATAGGTAACTGTCCCTATTTAAACTTGGAAGTTAATCGAACGGGCAGAGGCAAATCTAACACATATAAAACCGGTACAAAAATGAGACCGGTTCAAAAACCAGACTGGTCTAAAAACTGCACCAGTAGTGGTCTAAAAAATAGACCGGTTCAAAAATTAGACCGGTCTAAAAACTGTACCGGCAGTGGTCTAAAAATTAGACCGAAACCGGTTCAAAAATTAGACCATAAAAGAATAAGAAAAGAAAAGAGTAATGTGGACGAGCCTTCCGGATATACTTTTGTGCTGAAGGGAGGGAAAGATTACTCACTTCCAAAAGCCAAACTAATAAATGGGTAACTGTCCCTATTTAAACTAACCGCTAATCAACACTGATTTTTCACTAATGATTTTGCAACGAGCCATCCGCCGCAGGCGGACTTGCAGCTCAGCCACTCTGCCACGAGCTACGAGCTACGAATCTATCCCCTGACTTCGGCGGTAAATTTTCATAAGTGCCTGTCAATAAAGGACTCGATTTTTTGCGCAGGCACTACAACCCTGTTTTTTTGAGTTTTTTCAGGGTCTGTGTTACATCTTATAGGGTGTGGTATCTGCGCTCAGATTAACTGTTTTGTAGAGTTTCCTTGCGTCCTCGTTAATCTTTGATGGCAGCACATATTTGCATTCGCTTTTCTTATCCCAGAGGATGCTAAGCTGCACGTGGTTTAGCGCATTTACCATTCTTGCCACAGACATCGCCTCGAATCTTAGCCTAACCCTGTATGCCAGATTCCTCGCGCAGGTTAGAGCGATAAAGCATATCAGTATATGGGCTTTGATTCGTTTCGGTGTCCAGTGATATATCGGCCGTATCTTCAGCTCGTGCTTGCTGATCCTGAAGCACTCCTCAATTAGCCAGAGCTGCTTGTAATGCTCTACTACTGCCGAATCATCCATATCCTTAACATTCGTTATAACGCCGTGAAGGCCATCAAATTTCGCTGCCTGAGCATATTTCTCTTCATTTATCTCGCAGTTTACCTCGCCGGTAACTCGCATAAATTTCTTGTAGCCGTAGTTGCTTATAAGGGATTTGGGGTTACTGCTCTTTTCAAGCTTCTCACGAAGTTTTCTTATAGCTTCGTCCCTGTCGTGTTTATTCTTTTTGGCGAGCTTGTCGCTGTAGGTAACAATTAGCCTTCTGTTCTTGCCGTAATCAAAGCTTCTGAGAGGAGCAACGGATTCTGTAATCTTTGCTTTCCATTGATCAGTGAGGCTTTTTAGCCTCGCTGCTACGATATATTCCACTTTCTGCTCTTCAAGGTAATCCAGATTAGCCTTGCTCAGCATTGCGCTGTCTGCGGTAAATATAACACGCTTGAGGTTGTATTTCTCTTTGATCTTAGGAATAACAGTGTGCAGAGTATGCCCTTCATACTGATTGCCGGGGAACACCTCATAACCAACTGGAAGCCCCTCTGATGTTGAGAGAAGGCCAAGCACAACCTGCGGCTGATTGAACTTCATATCCTTGCTGTAGCCGTTCTTTTTGAGCTCATCTTCTGTAAATGATTCAAAATAGAGGGTGGTGCAGTCGTAAAACAGAAGGTTTATCTCTTCGCCTAAAAGCCCTTTAGCAGCCTTGTGAGCGTGGTTTTGAGCCTTGCTGATAATATCATCTGTGATGTTGTCCATCATCCTGTAAACGCTGTCAAGAGAGAGACTGATGCC
This window of the Sedimentisphaera salicampi genome carries:
- a CDS encoding IS1634 family transposase, whose amino-acid sequence is MFIRVKKSKNSPKRSVQIVASYRNEKNQPRQRIVRHMGTAFTEEDVTRLKDLAEFEKAKLEAEITPALFKPEQLAEAAIEARKKIDDEPINVNLKDIKEQARITTGIHEVFGSIYDELGFNNLFDKRKEAARRNLRHITMARLANPVSKRGSVQDLSKDFGISLSLDSVYRMMDNITDDIISKAQNHAHKAAKGLLGEEINLLFYDCTTLYFESFTEDELKKNGYSKDMKFNQPQVVLGLLSTSEGLPVGYEVFPGNQYEGHTLHTVIPKIKEKYNLKRVIFTADSAMLSKANLDYLEEQKVEYIVAARLKSLTDQWKAKITESVAPLRSFDYGKNRRLIVTYSDKLAKKNKHDRDEAIRKLREKLEKSSNPKSLISNYGYKKFMRVTGEVNCEINEEKYAQAAKFDGLHGVITNVKDMDDSAVVEHYKQLWLIEECFRISKHELKIRPIYHWTPKRIKAHILICFIALTCARNLAYRVRLRFEAMSVARMVNALNHVQLSILWDKKSECKYVLPSKINEDARKLYKTVNLSADTTPYKM